From the Porites lutea chromosome 5, jaPorLute2.1, whole genome shotgun sequence genome, the window gctcATCCGttgcatctgttgtttctgttatgttattttaaccttcctttaaagttttacgcgattatttttatgtttctcttaatttaacaggcattttgtaatttcctaatttggctgaatttcttgacacagctcctttaactaAAAGGAACAGATAGTTACCGTTTGAATAGTACATACCCACaaatagttaaaaaaaactatatgaTTAAGTTAGGCTTGTTACAACTATCTTTTTTTTAGCGCTATACATATTTATACTTACAAGGTTTTCAAATAAGCAGCAGTAAAAGATTACAATAAAtagtaaattaaaataatgatagcagaaatgaaaaattgcaaattaaaatagcaaaacaaaatgactaACATGAGGAACTTAATAGGGTTCGCTGCGTACCAAAATCGATGTAAACTTCTTGAACTACCAAACGTGTCTGGTCTGGTAAACTAAAACTTttctttgagaaaaatggaaaaataaaaatgaaaaaattccaaGTGCACTCTTAACTTTAATCGCTGTTCAAGACAAGAAATCTGAGTCGTTTCATCACAATCTCATTTTAGTAATAGCATAAACGTCTTCGTCTTTTGAAGCCTTAGGGAACATCTGATATGTTCGGGATGTCCTCTGGATCCTGGATCTCCTAAGATCAGATCGCCTAGTGAAAAAATTTCGCAGCTATAATCTCCTTTGGGGCATGTTATTCTTGCACTTTTCGATGTTGAAGCGGCCTAGTTACAATTTGGACTGAAAATAAAGGAAGAAAGAATCGGTAAATATCATAAAATGGATAAAGCAAGCAACTCATACCCACAAAACAGTCGCTATTTtgattttcaacattttactaCAAGGTGTTTCCCGGCTATCGTGGCATCGTAAAGATTAAATACGCAGTTTGAAAGCataattgctgttttgaaattaataaggggtggggtgaggggggggggggggggggggctcgtTTGACTTGattctagcctgcgtagtaagcgtttccaatcgagttattgcgcgaaagttagagcggaagctctcttcccaactttctcgatgaactcgcgcggaaacgcttgctacgcaggctaacttgATTTCGGAatggaagaaagaaagaaattccTAACGAAAAATAAGGCAATCGAAACCATATCTATGCAACTCTGGATAGAGCGCCCACCTGGCCTCGATTGTTCAAAGACTGGcatggataacgctatccaccgtcTTGTTCTTGACTAAGTTTTGATTGAAGACGATATGTCATGACATATACCTGAACTTTTTGTCGCAGTTGCAACAGGTGAGCTCGCATCCatctttccattttctttccCTACATCTTCCAAAAATCCGGGCCCGGTGACAATGAAAGACGGATTCAATATCTTGACACgctgcttaaaaaaaaataaaataaaccttACAAAAAGGCGAAGCTGTTAAGAATTCCATCAAAAGTAGGGAGAAATTCCCTACAAAACTTACGTCAGCCAGGGCGTTTCCACGTTTATTTTAAGAGACACCAAggggccttttttttttaaatgaaggCCCCGCTCTAGTGTAAAGAGGAGTCATTTCAAAGTTAAGTACTGAAAAGGACCGTTGTCGACAAAGACagatgtttcgacaacctgtgcggtagtcatcttcagaatcaaagtgagttgtatcacgccATTTGATGATAtttaactctggttattgacatGATTGGTCAactaagtcgcgatgttattggtcgtctgtcagttaagccgtgatgttattggctgaCTCGAAATGTCATCGgcgcgtttcgatccgtctattgtaggggtcaataaccagagttaaaTATATACCAGTTTTCAGATAATGCTGAATTTACTTATGTATCTGATCTGTAACGTGgcataaaaaaagataaatgtcATATTTCATAACAACGGCACAAATACTCATATCCGGCTGAATGTTTGCTTTGTTGCCATCGTTCGTGTGTGACTGCTGAGAGAGTCTCGATAAGCCAGTTTCGAATAATTAAAATTCATACCCAACAACGGCTGAGGggtataaaataaaagaaatcgcATCACGATTCAAGGATTAAATGATTCATTCCTCTTGTTTTATTCACCTCAACCTCGGCGCGCAACCAAGTAGGAATTTTCGAATGTGGCTCGTCACTGGCGACAAGATCGATCAATCTTACAATTAAAAGGTCTTCGAAGACGCCATAAGgcggctgaacacagttttggcagtttgtgaatATATGGCATTTGTTAAATCGTgccaagagaaaggttgcagctcacaagctgaaactttgcaagtgaaaaatatactgatgaaagattttgattgacgggtaaaaagtgacgttttcgtagctttcatggcaacatgaacgattgaatacaaccttaaaatttcacttttgctcggtttacataaaattcgctcattaccacctgaaacttttttgaccaaattttaatagacgggtttttagataatcaatgatataattgtactgtaattattaaatgtgtcacaaaatttgtctgtttaacttccattttaaagttctcattatttaaaatacgataaaagtaaaagttctgccaaatatcacaaaattttaatgaatagattttgaaaaaatcgtCCCCCCACCATTGCTTTTTcaccgccatgtttgtttgtttaatttaataaaacacTCGCCGTCTGGAGAGCCACCTTATCGAGTACATCAATAAAGCCCTTACCGGTATCATTTACCCTTACCGGCGCATTCTCCACAATATTCGTCACATTGACCTTTGTACTCGTCACACCAGTAGCTAGGTTTGTCATCTAGAATCACATCCTTGCAGTTGGGTCTTTTGTCTTTGCAATCTGTTGATATTTAGAGGATAGAGAGACTGAGAGGTTAGG encodes:
- the LOC140938920 gene encoding uncharacterized protein encodes the protein MARQRNQAVFVFFVIMVLFAVSFVFSFPRENRYGLIPRRVLTRERFPERFPWKLKRMPDEDCKDKRPNCKDVILDDKPSYWCDEYKGQCDEYCGECAACQDIESVFHCHRARIFGRCRERKWKDGCELTCCNCDKKFSPNCN